In Nicotiana tabacum cultivar K326 chromosome 11, ASM71507v2, whole genome shotgun sequence, a single window of DNA contains:
- the LOC107793972 gene encoding cytokinin dehydrogenase 3-like: MAKFFAPGYFIFLFIMSHLMSIIGKLKTYWNASSIPHELLSLDIAARLSTDSDAIEAASTDFGNIVKETPAAVLYPSTINDILDLIKLSYNTHIPFTIAARGHGHSVRGQAMARNGVVVDMNSLKNNYRTGIRVSWDASLGFYADVGGEQLWIDVLNATLVHGLAPVSWTDFLYLTVGGTLSNAGISGQTFRYGPQISNVHDMDVITGS, translated from the coding sequence ATGGCTAAGTTTTTTGCCCCAGGCTACTTCATTTTTTTGTTCATCATGAGTCATTTAATGTCCATAATAGGGAAGTTGAAGACTTATTGGAACGCTTCAAGTATTCCTCATGAACTTCTTTCCCTTGATATTGCAGCTAGGCTTAGTACAGACTCAGATGCCATAGAGGCAGCTTCCACTGATTTTGGAAATATTGTTAAAGAAACACCAGCTGCAGTTCTTTATCCATCCACCATTAACGATATACTCGATCTCATCAAGTTATCCTATAATACGCATATCCCTTTTACCATCGCGGCGAGAGGGCATGGCCACTCAGTGAGGGGCCAGGCCATGGCGCGAAACGGGGTTGTGGTGGATATGAATTCTTTAAAGAATAACTACAGAACTGGAATTAGGGTTAGTTGGGATGCTTCGTTAGGGTTTTATGCAGATGTTGGAGGTGAGCAGCTTTGGATTGATGTTTTGAATGCCACACTTGTGCATGGACTTGCTCCTGTCTCGTGGACTGATTTTCTGTACCTCACTGTTGGTGGAACTTTATCTAATGCTGGAATCAGTGGCCAAACTTTTCGTTATGGTCCTCAAATTAGTAACGTTCATGATATGGATGTTATTACAGGTAGCTAG